The Fulvia fulva chromosome 6, complete sequence genome includes a window with the following:
- a CDS encoding Polyol transporter 5 → MRGDYSLLLHLCLRNTEVQAARELYFAHDGLVQERATFVGKSLARRIWELFAIPRIRRATVAAAWIVISQQFSGINIMAFYSSTIFSTAGYDVTQSLMASWGFGLVTLVFALPAVYTMDTFGRRNLLLFTFPNMAWCLFAAGCCFLMPKSNDARVPLIAVFIYLFSAFYGTGIGPIPSIYLSEAFPLSHREIGAAFTICVNKAVGSALGLTFPTLLARITPTGAFGFYAGLNIIAFIFIFLLVPETKQLSLEELDYVFSVPTRRHAKYRNSCLATLVDPTMDTLAKRRDSRGSLSKGGSVRHVGQGRSETTTLQHTLP, encoded by the exons ATGCGTGGCGATTACAGCTTGCTGCTGCATTTGTGCCTCAGAAACACGGAAGTGCAGGCTGCGCGAGAGCTCTACTTCGCACACGATGGGCTTGTGCAAGAACGGGCTACGTTTGTGGGCAAGTCTTTGGCCCGCCGGATCTGGGAGCTGTTCGCCATTCCACGCATACGTAGAGCGACAGTCGCTGCCGCATGGATCGTGATCAGTCAGCAGTTCTCAGGG ATCAACATCATGGCGTTCTACTCTTCGACCATCTTTTCGACTGCTGGGTACGACGTGACACAGTCGTTGATGGCTTCTTGGGGCTTTGGACTCGTGACACTAGTCTTTGCTCTGCCTGCTGTATACA CCATGGACACCTTTGGAAGACGTAACCTGCTTCTCTTCACCTTTCCCAACATGGCCTGGTGTCTTTTTGCTGCAGGCTGCTGCTTCCTGATGCCAAAGTCGAACGACGCCAGAGTACCACTGATTGCGGTCTTCATATACCTCTTTTCCGCGTTCTATGGCACAGGCATCGGACCCATACCATCAATCTATCTCTCCGAAGCATTCCCACTGTCCCATCGAGAGATCGGTGCCGCCTTCACAATTTGCGTCAACAAGGCGGTTGGTAGCGCTCTTGGTCTCACATTTCCAACTTTGCTCGCAAGAATTACTCCCACTGGCG CTTTCGGATTTTACGCTGGACTGAACATCATTGCATTCATCTTCATCTTCCTCCTGGTTCCGGAAACGAAACAGCTCTCGCTCGAAGAGCTGGACTACGTCTTCAGCGTGCCTACTCGGCGCCACGCAAAATACCGTAACTCGTGCCTGGCTACCTTGGTGGATCCGACGATGGACACTCTGGCGAAGAGACGTGATAGTCGAGGCTCTCTATCAAAGGGAGGCTCTGTGAGGCATGTCGGTCAAGGACGCAGCGAAACAACCACTCTCCAGCACACACTACCATAG